The following coding sequences lie in one Candidatus Thermoplasmatota archaeon genomic window:
- a CDS encoding ribonuclease III domain-containing protein: protein MRNIDVSLLEDRLGYRFRDRKLLENALTHKTFAFEASSAVEYNERLEFLGDSILNFVVAEQLYLSNRYFSEGELTRRRSNGVNNQFLAEVADHLNLGAFLRLGKGETKQHGSKNRTNLANALEAVIGAIYLDSGLDQVRRFILEKVFSKEHQF from the coding sequence ATGAGAAATATTGATGTTTCGTTGCTTGAGGATCGTTTAGGATATCGGTTTCGTGATCGGAAATTACTCGAAAACGCTCTGACGCATAAGACGTTTGCATTTGAGGCGAGTAGTGCAGTTGAGTATAATGAACGTCTTGAATTTCTCGGAGATAGTATTTTGAATTTTGTTGTTGCTGAGCAGTTGTATCTCAGCAATCGATATTTTTCTGAGGGGGAGTTGACTCGTCGTCGTTCAAACGGAGTGAATAATCAGTTTTTAGCTGAGGTTGCCGATCATCTTAATCTTGGTGCATTTTTACGGCTTGGTAAAGGTGAGACGAAGCAACATGGTTCGAAGAATCGGACGAATCTTGCAAATGCTTTAGAAGCTGTGATTGGTGCGATATATCTTGATTCAGGTTTGGATCAGGTGCGAAGGTTTATTCTCGAAAAGGTGTTCTCTAAGGAACATCAGTTTTGA
- a CDS encoding ABC transporter ATP-binding protein has protein sequence MVEVITVDHLTKYHHTTCVLHDLSFSVQSGEVFGLLGPDGAGKTTLLRTLLGFLKPDTGCIRLFDLQVPNHSSVINTDIGYISNQVSFYRYVTGYQMLSYLSKLRGNALYAFDELVHLFEIPLHEKIHRYHPELKQKLNIIQAFMHEPAVVLMDDPVRLLNDEDRKIFFSLLAEQKKKGATMVFASGDFDELALICDRIGLLHNGVLLVVDTVEGLRKTKDTLLAPGKNDGQTCLSAGEHV, from the coding sequence GTGGTTGAGGTTATCACCGTTGATCATCTGACAAAATATCATCATACAACGTGTGTTCTACATGACCTTAGTTTTTCGGTTCAATCTGGTGAAGTTTTTGGACTTCTTGGGCCCGATGGTGCCGGGAAGACAACTCTTTTGCGAACGTTGCTTGGTTTTCTGAAACCAGATACCGGATGTATTCGGCTGTTCGATCTTCAGGTTCCTAACCATAGTTCAGTAATTAACACCGACATCGGCTACATTTCAAATCAGGTTTCATTTTATCGCTATGTCACTGGATATCAGATGCTGTCGTATCTGTCGAAACTCCGTGGCAATGCTCTGTATGCATTTGATGAACTCGTACATCTATTTGAAATTCCACTGCATGAAAAGATACATCGATATCATCCAGAACTGAAACAAAAACTGAATATCATCCAAGCATTCATGCATGAACCTGCAGTTGTTCTTATGGATGATCCAGTACGTCTGCTCAACGATGAAGATCGAAAAATCTTTTTTTCACTACTAGCTGAGCAAAAAAAGAAAGGAGCAACCATGGTTTTTGCCTCTGGAGATTTTGACGAACTCGCGCTGATCTGTGATCGAATTGGGTTGTTGCACAATGGTGTATTGCTTGTTGTTGATACTGTAGAGGGGTTGAGAAAAACCAAAGATACTCTGCTTGCTCCTGGCAAAAATGATGGGCAGACGTGTTTGTCTGCAGGGGAACACGTATGA
- a CDS encoding winged helix-turn-helix transcriptional regulator — MEKTAYTLCRIQQQISDFLRCNPGAHCREVSRRLNIPFSTVRYHLVRLEKQNILYCVRVGKYARYYVSGMIGVDERSIVSVLRNATQKQIIEVLLVNVAVSKEEVGNCLRRHPTTIMFHLNQLLERDIITTQGCSDALVGSKENLGCSCQTSSRAKFKRYRLKKPDLVAQVMQKYAADTCLGAK; from the coding sequence ATGGAAAAAACTGCATATACGCTCTGCAGGATTCAGCAGCAGATTTCTGATTTTTTACGTTGTAATCCTGGTGCGCATTGCCGGGAGGTGTCTCGTAGGTTGAATATTCCGTTTAGTACGGTACGATATCATCTGGTACGTCTTGAAAAACAAAACATACTGTATTGTGTTCGTGTTGGGAAGTATGCTCGATATTATGTATCTGGGATGATCGGTGTTGATGAACGGAGTATTGTGAGTGTGCTTCGGAATGCAACACAAAAGCAGATTATAGAGGTGTTATTAGTGAATGTTGCTGTGTCAAAAGAGGAGGTAGGTAATTGTTTGCGGAGGCATCCGACGACAATTATGTTTCATTTGAACCAGCTGCTTGAACGTGATATTATAACAACCCAGGGTTGTTCTGATGCTTTGGTTGGATCAAAAGAAAACCTGGGTTGTAGTTGTCAGACGAGTTCGAGAGCAAAGTTTAAACGGTATCGGTTAAAAAAACCTGATCTGGTAGCTCAAGTTATGCAGAAATATGCAGCAGATACTTGCTTAGGAGCTAAATAG
- a CDS encoding C1 family peptidase, which translates to MMIVKKCLSMLVCLLLCVIALTPGQAHITSGEKRTQGDIHGNVREETPGCGCQDEGISDSMNQQYSEHHQYRTGLLVGGEPLPEGEIILGDPPAAWDWRSATYEGVTGDWTTDVHNQGNCGSCYAFGSLAAFESVINMKKKNPNYDIDLSEQFMVSCGTEWMSGIEGCDGAYATPTYNFLKTYGAIPESCFPYTSSSGSVPSCSQKCSNWQNLVIKIDSWHTIAADQTSIKNALIQYGPLSAGMAVYSDFYDYDGGVYEHPGSDPDPINHMVCIVGYNDAQGCWIVKNSWGSWWGENGWFRIKYGECKIEQAVVYFTYTDVSGPQLKIQMHRIKALGNIENWFEGGADWSYQISVNAGQGWVDQVNDAYSSNVDDQTQDVVHSFNARVVEPEIRIKVWDRDSLSGHDLADVSGYVGGGVDNDISDVRGAIFYGKYNIVTNSFIPIDTIQIDGGFITTSGTYAPDNSANSDAENDAMVWFKVSDTYTPPAPNLMVAGSLNASVKYGTTHFYLGSFTVKNIGVDPEGLSDSYLNWEVAAYPSWGANWEFQPANGVNLKSGQTVTVKVYVDVPTEMNTFTGSIKVWNTADHSDYGIISITLKTPRLLDGSGFSFLRFLFQYRLMKQ; encoded by the coding sequence ATGATGATAGTAAAAAAATGTTTATCCATGCTGGTTTGTCTTTTGTTATGTGTGATTGCATTGACTCCAGGTCAGGCTCACATTACTTCTGGTGAAAAACGAACGCAGGGTGATATTCATGGCAATGTTCGTGAGGAGACACCTGGATGCGGATGTCAGGATGAAGGTATATCGGACAGTATGAATCAGCAGTATTCAGAACATCATCAGTATCGAACTGGGCTTCTTGTAGGTGGTGAACCACTACCTGAAGGGGAGATAATCCTGGGGGACCCACCAGCAGCATGGGATTGGCGGTCTGCAACGTATGAAGGAGTCACAGGCGATTGGACAACTGATGTTCATAATCAGGGAAATTGCGGGAGTTGTTATGCATTTGGGTCACTGGCTGCATTTGAATCAGTTATTAATATGAAAAAGAAAAATCCAAATTATGATATTGATCTGTCTGAGCAGTTTATGGTTTCCTGTGGTACGGAGTGGATGTCTGGCATTGAAGGATGTGATGGTGCCTATGCAACGCCGACGTATAATTTTTTAAAGACGTATGGTGCGATCCCTGAGTCTTGTTTTCCGTATACGAGCAGCTCTGGTTCGGTTCCATCATGTTCTCAGAAATGTAGCAATTGGCAAAACCTCGTCATCAAAATTGATAGTTGGCATACCATTGCTGCTGATCAAACTTCAATTAAAAATGCTTTGATTCAGTACGGCCCGTTATCTGCAGGTATGGCTGTGTATTCAGATTTTTATGATTACGATGGTGGTGTCTATGAACATCCAGGGAGTGATCCTGATCCAATTAATCATATGGTGTGTATTGTTGGGTATAATGATGCGCAGGGTTGTTGGATTGTGAAAAACAGCTGGGGATCTTGGTGGGGTGAGAATGGTTGGTTCCGGATAAAATATGGCGAATGTAAAATCGAACAAGCAGTTGTCTATTTTACGTATACTGATGTTTCTGGTCCACAGCTGAAAATACAAATGCATCGGATCAAAGCGTTGGGAAATATTGAAAACTGGTTTGAGGGTGGAGCTGATTGGTCGTATCAAATATCGGTGAATGCTGGTCAGGGTTGGGTTGATCAGGTGAATGATGCGTATTCATCAAATGTCGATGATCAAACCCAAGATGTTGTTCATTCATTTAATGCTCGCGTTGTTGAACCTGAGATTCGCATTAAAGTCTGGGATCGCGACTCCTTGAGTGGGCATGATCTTGCAGATGTGAGCGGCTATGTTGGTGGAGGTGTTGATAACGATATCAGTGATGTTCGAGGTGCGATTTTTTATGGGAAATATAATATTGTGACGAACTCCTTTATTCCAATAGACACCATTCAAATTGATGGAGGTTTTATCACAACTTCAGGTACGTATGCCCCAGATAACAGTGCCAATAGCGATGCTGAGAATGATGCAATGGTTTGGTTTAAGGTATCTGATACGTATACGCCGCCGGCTCCAAATCTCATGGTTGCAGGTTCGTTAAATGCCAGTGTCAAGTATGGGACAACCCATTTTTACCTTGGGTCGTTTACCGTGAAAAACATTGGTGTTGATCCTGAGGGTCTGAGTGATTCGTATCTCAACTGGGAGGTAGCTGCATATCCAAGCTGGGGTGCGAACTGGGAGTTTCAACCAGCAAATGGCGTGAATCTGAAATCAGGACAGACAGTTACCGTGAAAGTCTATGTCGATGTACCAACAGAAATGAATACTTTCACTGGTTCAATAAAAGTCTGGAACACTGCTGATCATAGTGATTACGGAATTATCTCTATAACTCTCAAAACACCACGACTATTAGATGGTTCAGGTTTTTCATTTCTTCGTTTCTTATTTCAGTACCGTTTGATGAAACAATGA
- a CDS encoding acetyltransferase: MTQSSPRKQELDRKRTEWRKKHRTLNGRIILYPAKKPEHINARGSKLYNWFWHKILLEAETQDIPAIISALQDAMKGENDLKKQQIYRTMIGMADDAYQLKKLEDIQDYDPELLIGKKPVYNSEEGIIYKNGQIYTTDYTEDESEIILRDIEGIIIDALSSETTDENQVSSKRELLYKDWEYTKNQAFANK; the protein is encoded by the coding sequence ATGACCCAAAGTAGCCCACGGAAACAAGAACTTGACCGAAAGAGAACTGAGTGGAGGAAAAAACATCGAACCCTCAACGGCCGTATCATTCTCTACCCTGCAAAAAAACCAGAACATATCAACGCTCGTGGCAGCAAACTGTACAACTGGTTTTGGCATAAAATATTACTCGAAGCTGAAACCCAAGATATCCCAGCAATTATCTCTGCTCTTCAAGATGCCATGAAAGGAGAAAATGATCTAAAAAAACAACAGATCTACCGAACCATGATTGGCATGGCTGATGATGCTTATCAGTTAAAAAAACTTGAAGACATTCAAGATTACGACCCTGAGTTACTCATTGGAAAAAAACCAGTGTATAACTCGGAAGAAGGTATCATTTACAAAAACGGTCAGATTTACACCACCGATTATACTGAGGATGAAAGTGAGATCATCCTTCGTGACATAGAAGGAATCATCATTGACGCACTCTCTTCAGAAACCACTGATGAAAACCAAGTATCATCAAAACGAGAACTCCTGTACAAAGATTGGGAATATACTAAAAATCAAGCATTCGCCAACAAATAA
- a CDS encoding ABC transporter permease subunit, which translates to MNRGLVVMIQTLRDHAAFVLVLIVLFVGIAGVVLTAYPTFFPVENTAFFLEDEQYFETFDQNPTLNRSFLRFSSLFFYQWFLMLIGGCIIGYAASLLLSQEFQKNTLDVLLATPLSRKEFAVGKFLGFCSALFIINIVLIVSVIVIIRSLGEIVDISRLMVMHGVLLLYFFAAASLGFLIALFADTAQKSGMITVGILSGMFCCELLSRSFSDVSWLGYLSLHHYCNPDLLLLDTHLDLISLIVLLVFTAECILLSLVVFMKKDIWH; encoded by the coding sequence ATGAACCGAGGACTCGTGGTGATGATCCAAACACTTCGTGATCACGCAGCATTTGTTTTAGTTCTCATCGTTCTTTTCGTAGGAATTGCTGGTGTCGTGTTGACTGCATATCCAACGTTTTTTCCCGTTGAGAATACCGCGTTTTTTTTAGAGGATGAACAGTATTTTGAGACTTTTGATCAGAATCCTACGTTGAACCGTTCCTTTCTTCGTTTTAGCAGCCTGTTTTTTTATCAATGGTTTCTCATGCTCATCGGCGGATGTATCATTGGATATGCGGCGTCTTTGTTGTTATCGCAAGAATTCCAGAAAAACACCTTGGATGTGTTACTGGCAACACCGTTATCTCGGAAAGAATTTGCGGTGGGAAAATTTCTCGGTTTTTGCTCTGCTCTTTTTATCATCAATATCGTTCTCATTGTGAGTGTCATAGTGATTATCCGTAGTCTTGGTGAAATAGTTGATATCAGTCGTTTGATGGTGATGCATGGTGTTCTTCTTCTCTATTTTTTTGCAGCGGCATCACTTGGTTTCTTGATTGCTTTATTTGCTGATACTGCGCAGAAATCAGGGATGATTACTGTTGGGATTCTGAGTGGTATGTTTTGTTGTGAACTTCTGAGTCGGAGTTTTTCTGACGTATCATGGCTTGGTTATCTTTCGCTACACCATTATTGTAATCCTGATCTTCTGTTACTTGACACTCATCTTGATCTGATCAGTCTTATCGTCTTACTTGTCTTCACCGCTGAATGTATTCTCCTGAGTCTCGTTGTTTTTATGAAAAAGGACATCTGGCATTGA
- a CDS encoding C25 family cysteine peptidase, which yields MKKIGAILLTGLVLMSGLGAAVSFSKQPSNIVENVVFQNMVISETETNTIVSLDVSNSWVKNPGKPLLPMVQKTYIFPFGTQINSVDVIFVNPQIIQFSKEIIPAPLAQTVVHGKLISQQQDQTTNTALYPETPFSYSVYAGIKGTTHVLFLVVYLYPIRCDIQDKILFFSDEAALRISYTLPVQPVFTSDDYDLVIIAPEVFSEALQPLVEHKNSHGVSAFLKTVESIYAEYTGVDEPEQIKYFIKDAVETMGVDYVLLVGGQKGQRRSWYVPVRYANLDDNSDFETSYVSDLYYADIYDAGGNFSSWDPNGNGIFAEWKDGTKEILDLVPDVYLGRIPCRSVYFVKIMVDKIITYETNAAGKSWFNDMVVVGGDSAPGDLYYEGEEENKKALEYMDFFNGVSCWTSDETLTGPQSVIDAVSQGCGFLFFDGHGNPSVWSTHPPNNESVWITGLSNRDMRKLRNGDKLPVCVVGGCHNAQFNTSLMRILEGIKSEGFNFFKRSFYYKDWVPECWAWKMVQVKRGGAIAVMGYTGLDWFATGDYTSDGIPDCTQFFSGYANTHFFKNYGVNDITVLGQTHTQTLVDYIIDNPPMSEPLDCKTVQEFVLLGDPSLQIGGYV from the coding sequence ATGAAAAAAATTGGAGCAATACTCTTAACAGGTTTAGTCCTTATGAGTGGACTTGGTGCTGCTGTATCATTTTCAAAACAACCATCAAACATTGTTGAAAATGTCGTTTTTCAAAACATGGTGATTTCTGAAACCGAAACTAATACGATTGTTTCTTTGGATGTATCAAACAGCTGGGTGAAAAACCCGGGAAAACCATTACTTCCTATGGTTCAGAAAACATATATTTTTCCGTTTGGTACACAGATTAATAGTGTTGATGTAATATTTGTCAACCCTCAAATAATCCAGTTTTCAAAAGAGATTATTCCAGCACCCCTGGCTCAAACAGTGGTTCATGGAAAATTGATTTCTCAACAGCAAGATCAGACAACGAATACTGCTTTGTATCCTGAAACACCGTTCAGCTATTCTGTCTATGCTGGCATTAAGGGGACAACCCATGTTCTGTTTCTTGTCGTCTACCTGTATCCTATTCGATGTGACATCCAAGATAAGATCTTATTTTTTTCAGATGAAGCTGCTCTTCGTATATCATATACGTTACCAGTGCAGCCAGTTTTTACTTCAGATGATTATGATCTTGTGATTATCGCACCTGAGGTTTTTTCAGAAGCATTGCAACCATTAGTTGAACATAAAAATAGTCATGGTGTTTCAGCGTTTTTGAAGACTGTTGAATCAATCTATGCTGAGTATACTGGTGTTGATGAACCTGAACAAATCAAGTATTTTATCAAAGATGCTGTTGAAACCATGGGTGTTGATTATGTGTTGCTTGTCGGTGGCCAAAAGGGGCAACGGCGATCGTGGTATGTTCCGGTTCGGTATGCAAATCTTGACGATAACTCAGATTTTGAAACTAGTTATGTAAGCGATTTGTATTATGCTGATATCTATGATGCCGGTGGTAATTTTTCAAGCTGGGATCCTAATGGGAATGGAATTTTTGCTGAATGGAAAGATGGAACAAAAGAAATCCTTGATCTTGTTCCTGATGTGTATCTTGGTAGGATTCCCTGTCGTAGTGTGTACTTCGTGAAAATCATGGTTGATAAAATTATCACCTATGAGACGAATGCTGCTGGAAAATCCTGGTTTAATGATATGGTGGTTGTTGGTGGTGATTCAGCACCTGGAGACCTGTATTATGAGGGTGAAGAGGAAAATAAAAAAGCATTGGAGTACATGGATTTTTTTAATGGTGTTTCCTGTTGGACATCTGATGAGACATTAACTGGACCGCAAAGTGTTATTGATGCGGTATCTCAGGGTTGTGGTTTTCTGTTTTTTGATGGTCATGGGAATCCATCAGTGTGGTCAACGCATCCACCTAATAATGAAAGTGTGTGGATTACTGGTTTGAGTAATCGTGATATGCGCAAGCTTCGAAATGGCGATAAACTCCCGGTTTGTGTTGTTGGCGGGTGTCATAATGCTCAGTTTAATACAAGTTTGATGCGTATCCTTGAAGGTATTAAAAGTGAGGGTTTTAATTTTTTCAAACGTTCGTTTTATTATAAAGACTGGGTTCCTGAATGTTGGGCTTGGAAAATGGTGCAGGTAAAACGAGGTGGTGCAATTGCGGTCATGGGATATACTGGTCTTGACTGGTTTGCTACAGGTGATTATACTAGTGATGGCATTCCTGATTGTACCCAGTTTTTTTCAGGGTATGCAAATACTCATTTTTTCAAAAACTATGGAGTAAATGATATCACTGTTCTGGGGCAGACACATACACAGACACTTGTTGATTATATCATCGATAACCCGCCGATGAGTGAACCGCTTGATTGTAAAACAGTTCAAGAATTCGTACTGCTTGGTGATCCAAGTCTTCAGATCGGTGGGTATGTTTAA
- a CDS encoding CBS domain-containing protein: MQVSEIMTKNVVTIECDQTVVKACERYKQMGVGCLVVMKGNLIVGILTERDIIERVILEGRDPYTTSVDAIMTKNIKTIHASAPVEKAAEMMKKYRIKKLPVVLNNEIVGIVTVTDLANALPNVTKNMFRKQEPYKYIQITSESY; the protein is encoded by the coding sequence ATGCAAGTAAGTGAAATCATGACAAAAAATGTGGTTACTATTGAATGTGATCAAACTGTTGTCAAAGCCTGTGAGCGATATAAGCAGATGGGTGTAGGATGTCTCGTGGTTATGAAGGGGAATTTGATTGTTGGCATTCTCACTGAACGGGATATTATCGAGCGTGTCATCCTTGAAGGAAGGGATCCGTATACCACTTCAGTTGATGCAATCATGACAAAAAATATCAAAACTATTCATGCGTCTGCACCTGTTGAAAAAGCAGCTGAGATGATGAAGAAATATAGAATCAAAAAACTTCCCGTGGTTTTGAACAATGAGATTGTCGGTATTGTAACAGTCACTGATCTTGCAAATGCCCTTCCGAATGTGACCAAGAACATGTTCCGAAAACAAGAACCATATAAATATATTCAGATCACATCAGAATCCTACTAA
- a CDS encoding M14 family zinc carboxypeptidase: MNKKIVPFILFFLLLFSSCVGAGFFSLQSSDPTMLVRVDLSMQQVVLPRGVEIASMVPESYVDIFIQQSRLSELREKTSAYRVLIEDVDLYSSQFIGQYHTLAQIEQILADTAASYPSITKLTSIGSTYEGRNIYCLEISDNPGVDEDEPGVLFMGLHHAREWPTVEICLYILSQLTSQYGSDSMLTNLVDTRRVWIVPCVNPDGYYYCHDQGHDWRKNRQYFSQFGTIGVDLNRNYDGTCNGEPMGAWGSVMNGAATHSPNQETYCGPAAFSEYETQAIKNMFLTNDICASISWHTYSELVLWPWGYATNEQTPDNTYLKQVGQGIAARITKQSGSGTYTPQQSAALYPTTGDTDDWAYGYAHYIQGRNTFAYTIEACSQFQPPASKLDQICAENFDGALFLLKEAANISALIPRPLPPVLTVPSSDPDGNYLVSWTEQNPSAGVDCFQLDELSRFHVLVDDAESSEIQWTLIGFTKSSDQMHSGTQSYKAKNQNNYVSSMTSNYAMPVTSGMILSFWTWYSIENQWDYAFVEVSRDGRKYDVLDAYTGSSSGWVQKQYDLSSYADNSVFIRLRYTTDDETLGSGFYVDDISPVPVFDQSVTLSDTIGDTSFEVSGKANGTYYYRVRAHNTVRGWGDYSMLQKILVGSGEDTQPPSVQIMVPAEKKLYLGSRMFPFFVTLVIGRITVEVSAVDASGIDQVEFYLDGIFVGNDTEEPYTYAWVQKSFGKHVVAVIAVDTYANQASQEIAVWKFF, translated from the coding sequence ATGAACAAGAAAATAGTTCCCTTTATTCTTTTCTTTTTGCTTCTTTTTAGTTCTTGTGTTGGTGCAGGTTTTTTTTCGTTGCAGTCGTCAGATCCAACGATGTTAGTTCGAGTTGATCTGAGCATGCAACAGGTTGTGTTACCTCGGGGTGTGGAAATAGCAAGCATGGTTCCTGAGAGTTATGTTGATATTTTTATCCAACAGAGCCGTCTTTCAGAACTTCGAGAAAAAACATCAGCATATCGTGTTCTGATTGAAGATGTTGATCTGTATAGTAGTCAGTTTATTGGTCAGTATCACACCCTTGCACAAATCGAACAAATCCTTGCTGACACGGCTGCAAGCTACCCGTCGATCACCAAATTAACAAGTATTGGATCAACCTATGAGGGTCGAAATATTTATTGTCTTGAAATTTCTGATAATCCTGGTGTTGATGAAGACGAACCAGGTGTACTCTTTATGGGTTTGCACCATGCACGCGAATGGCCGACGGTTGAGATATGTTTGTATATTCTCAGTCAGTTAACTTCACAGTATGGAAGTGATTCGATGTTGACAAACCTGGTAGATACTCGTCGTGTTTGGATTGTTCCTTGTGTGAATCCTGATGGGTATTACTACTGTCATGATCAGGGTCATGACTGGCGGAAAAACCGGCAGTATTTCTCCCAGTTTGGAACCATAGGTGTTGATCTGAATAGGAATTATGATGGTACGTGTAATGGTGAACCTATGGGTGCATGGGGATCTGTGATGAATGGAGCAGCAACGCATTCACCTAATCAAGAAACCTATTGCGGTCCAGCTGCTTTTTCCGAGTATGAAACCCAAGCTATTAAAAACATGTTTCTAACCAATGATATTTGCGCTTCGATTAGCTGGCATACCTATTCTGAATTGGTTCTCTGGCCGTGGGGGTATGCAACCAACGAACAGACACCAGATAATACGTATCTGAAACAAGTTGGTCAGGGTATTGCTGCTCGTATCACCAAGCAATCTGGTTCTGGTACGTATACCCCGCAGCAAAGCGCAGCGTTGTATCCAACCACCGGTGATACTGATGACTGGGCATATGGCTATGCACATTATATTCAGGGAAGAAATACGTTTGCATATACAATTGAAGCTTGTTCTCAGTTTCAACCACCAGCCTCCAAGCTTGATCAGATATGTGCTGAGAATTTTGATGGTGCACTGTTTCTTCTAAAGGAAGCTGCAAATATAAGTGCACTGATCCCACGACCATTGCCACCGGTTCTCACTGTACCTTCGAGTGATCCTGATGGGAACTATCTTGTTTCATGGACTGAGCAGAACCCTTCTGCTGGTGTTGATTGTTTTCAGCTTGATGAACTCAGTCGTTTTCATGTTTTAGTTGATGATGCAGAATCATCAGAGATTCAATGGACTTTGATTGGTTTTACCAAAAGTTCAGATCAGATGCATTCCGGTACACAAAGCTACAAAGCCAAGAATCAGAATAATTATGTTTCTTCAATGACCAGTAACTATGCAATGCCGGTTACGAGTGGTATGATTTTGTCGTTTTGGACATGGTATAGCATTGAGAATCAATGGGATTATGCGTTTGTTGAGGTGAGCCGTGATGGGCGGAAGTATGACGTCCTTGATGCGTATACTGGTTCCTCATCAGGTTGGGTGCAGAAACAATATGATCTCAGTAGTTATGCTGATAACTCGGTTTTTATCAGGTTGCGATATACGACTGATGATGAAACGCTCGGGTCTGGTTTTTATGTTGATGATATCAGCCCGGTTCCAGTGTTTGACCAGAGTGTGACGCTTTCTGATACTATTGGGGATACATCATTTGAGGTTTCTGGCAAAGCAAATGGGACGTATTACTATCGTGTCCGAGCTCATAATACTGTTCGTGGGTGGGGTGACTATAGCATGCTTCAAAAAATACTGGTTGGTAGTGGTGAGGATACCCAGCCGCCCAGTGTTCAGATCATGGTTCCTGCTGAGAAAAAACTGTATCTTGGATCAAGGATGTTTCCGTTTTTTGTAACCCTTGTGATTGGGCGTATCACCGTTGAGGTTAGTGCTGTGGATGCATCTGGGATTGATCAGGTTGAGTTTTATCTAGATGGTATATTTGTTGGAAATGATACCGAGGAACCATATACCTATGCATGGGTGCAGAAAAGCTTTGGGAAACATGTTGTAGCAGTGATTGCTGTTGATACGTATGCAAATCAGGCTTCACAGGAAATAGCCGTGTGGAAGTTTTTCTGA